In one window of Skermanella rosea DNA:
- the phoB gene encoding phosphate regulon transcriptional regulator PhoB — protein MNSALKPLVLIVEDEADLVTLLKYNLEKESFRTLSAGDGEEALLLAAEQTPNIVLLDWMLPLMSGLEVCRQMRRNPKTRDIPIIMLTARGEEADKVRGLNSGADDYIAKPFSPTELVARMRAVLRRASPGLAEELLRFNDVVMDLAAHRVRRQGRDIHLGPTEFRLLRHFMQHPGRVFSREQLLDLVWGHDVYVEPRTVDVHIRRLRKALNEENDNDLIRTVRSAGYALDVKGGGA, from the coding sequence ATGAATTCGGCGCTGAAACCCCTCGTCCTCATCGTCGAGGACGAGGCGGACCTCGTAACGCTCCTCAAGTACAATCTGGAGAAGGAAAGCTTCCGCACCCTCTCCGCGGGCGACGGCGAGGAGGCCCTGCTCCTCGCCGCCGAGCAGACGCCCAACATCGTCCTGCTGGACTGGATGCTGCCGCTGATGTCCGGCCTCGAGGTGTGCCGCCAGATGCGGCGCAATCCCAAGACCCGCGACATCCCGATCATCATGCTGACCGCCCGCGGCGAGGAGGCGGACAAGGTCCGCGGCCTCAATTCCGGGGCCGACGACTATATCGCCAAGCCCTTCTCTCCGACCGAGCTGGTCGCCCGGATGCGCGCCGTCCTCCGCCGCGCCAGCCCCGGCCTGGCGGAGGAGCTGCTGCGGTTCAACGACGTGGTGATGGACCTCGCGGCCCACCGGGTGCGCCGCCAGGGCCGCGACATCCACCTGGGGCCGACCGAATTCCGCCTGCTGCGCCATTTCATGCAGCATCCCGGCCGGGTTTTCTCGCGCGAGCAGCTGCTCGACCTGGTCTGGGGACACGACGTCTATGTGGAGCCCCGCACCGTCGACGTGCATATCCGCCGGCTGCGCAAGGCGCTGAACGAGGAAAACGACAACGACCTGATCCGCACCGTCCGCTCGGCGGGCTACGCGCTCGACGTGAAGGGCGGCGGCGCCTGA
- the pstB gene encoding phosphate ABC transporter ATP-binding protein PstB: MDAKQVKVYYGAKQALKGIDLAIPERQVTALIGPSGCGKSTFLRCLNRMNDTIGIARIEGLITLDGQDIYDREIDPVQLRARVGMVFQKPNPFPKSIYDNIAYGPRIHGLASRREEMDEIVAKSLQRAGLWNEVKDRLKEPGTGLSGGQQQRLCIARAIAVSPEVILMDEPCSALDPIATAHVEELIDELRENYTIVIVTHNMQQAARVSQRTAFFHLGDMVEVGDTEEIFTNPRDERTQGYITGRYG, from the coding sequence ATGGATGCCAAGCAGGTCAAGGTGTACTACGGCGCCAAGCAGGCGCTGAAGGGCATCGACCTGGCGATCCCGGAACGGCAGGTCACCGCGCTGATCGGCCCGTCGGGCTGCGGCAAGTCCACGTTCCTGCGCTGCCTCAACCGCATGAACGACACGATCGGCATCGCCCGCATCGAGGGCCTGATCACGCTGGACGGCCAGGACATATACGACCGCGAGATCGACCCGGTCCAGCTCCGCGCCCGGGTCGGCATGGTGTTCCAGAAGCCCAACCCGTTTCCCAAGTCGATCTACGACAACATCGCCTACGGTCCCCGCATCCACGGCCTCGCCAGCCGGCGGGAGGAGATGGACGAGATCGTCGCCAAGAGCCTGCAGCGCGCCGGCCTGTGGAACGAGGTGAAGGACCGCCTGAAGGAACCGGGCACCGGCCTGTCCGGCGGCCAGCAGCAGCGCCTCTGCATCGCCCGCGCCATCGCGGTCAGCCCCGAGGTGATCCTGATGGACGAGCCGTGCTCGGCCCTCGACCCGATCGCGACCGCCCATGTGGAGGAGCTGATCGACGAGCTGCGGGAGAACTACACCATCGTGATCGTCACCCACAACATGCAGCAGGCGGCCCGCGTCTCCCAGCGGACGGCGTTCTTCCACCTGGGCGACATGGTCGAGGTGGGCGACACCGAGGAGATCTTCACCAATCCCCGCGACGAGCGGACCCAGGGCTACATCACCGGCCGCTACGGCTGA
- the phoU gene encoding phosphate signaling complex protein PhoU has protein sequence MSNEHIVKSFAQELQRLANLITQMGGVAEAQVEAAVQAVVRRDTTIAAQVMQSDLRVDGYERDVDAETLRLLALRQPMASDLREIVSALKIAADLERIGDYAANIAKRSIALAQVPPVRPAAAIPRMGRLVQEIMKDVLDAFIERDVEKAVAARRRDEELDDLYTSLFREVLTYMMEDPRNITPCTHLLFIAKNLERIGDHATNIAETIHFLVIGHPLTTERPKGDESSYAVVTPGTESQG, from the coding sequence ATGAGCAACGAGCACATCGTCAAGTCGTTCGCGCAGGAACTGCAGCGGCTGGCGAATCTGATCACGCAGATGGGCGGCGTCGCCGAGGCCCAGGTGGAGGCGGCCGTGCAGGCCGTGGTCCGCCGCGACACGACCATCGCGGCCCAGGTGATGCAGTCCGACCTCCGGGTCGACGGCTACGAGCGGGACGTCGACGCGGAGACCCTGCGCCTGCTGGCGCTGCGCCAGCCCATGGCGTCCGACCTGCGCGAGATCGTGTCGGCCCTGAAGATCGCCGCCGACCTGGAGCGGATCGGCGACTACGCCGCCAACATCGCCAAGCGGTCGATCGCCCTGGCCCAGGTGCCGCCGGTCCGCCCGGCCGCGGCGATCCCCCGGATGGGCCGGCTGGTCCAGGAGATCATGAAGGACGTGCTCGACGCCTTCATCGAGCGCGACGTGGAGAAGGCGGTCGCCGCGCGCCGCCGCGACGAGGAGCTGGACGACCTCTACACCAGCCTGTTCCGCGAAGTGCTGACCTACATGATGGAAGACCCGCGCAACATCACCCCCTGCACGCACCTGCTGTTCATCGCGAAGAACCTGGAGCGGATCGGCGACCACGCGACCAACATCGCCGAGACGATCCATTTCCTGGTGATCGGCCATCCGCTGACGACGGAACGCCCCAAGGGCGACGAAAGCAGCTATGCTGTCGTCACCCCCGGGACGGAATCGCAGGGCTAG
- the pstA gene encoding phosphate ABC transporter permease PstA yields the protein MTDIISTPRAAAPYQTDDFAARLKKRYAAERRFKMYGMAAIGVALAMLAVLLASIVAQGYTAFAQHDLALEVYFDPAEIDPQGTRDPDTLSNANYAALARNALLAVFPEVESRTDRRRLTAMISNGAAFELRQMVMDDPSLIGTRKSVNLALASDYDQLLKGNIDRRVPETDRKVTDQQIAWIDKLVANGNIVNGFNWRLFLNGDSRDPELAGLKAGLVGSLLTLMVTLGLAIPIGISAAVYLEEFAPKNKLTDLIEVNINNLAAVPSIVFGLLGLAVFLNVFNMPRSAPVVGGIVLALMTLPTIIIAGRAALKAVPPSIREAALGVGASPLQVVTHHVLPLAMPGILTGVIIGMAHALGETAPLLMIGMIAFIVDTPSGFGDAATVLPVQIFMWADSPERGFVERTSAAIMVLLAFLIAMNAIAVVLRKHFERRW from the coding sequence ATGACTGACATCATCAGCACACCCCGGGCGGCCGCGCCGTACCAGACCGACGACTTCGCCGCCCGGCTGAAGAAGCGCTACGCCGCCGAGCGGCGCTTCAAGATGTACGGCATGGCCGCGATCGGCGTGGCGCTGGCCATGCTGGCGGTCCTGCTCGCCAGCATCGTGGCCCAGGGTTACACCGCCTTCGCCCAGCACGACTTGGCGCTGGAGGTCTATTTCGACCCGGCCGAGATCGACCCGCAGGGAACCCGCGACCCGGACACCCTGTCCAACGCCAACTACGCGGCCCTGGCGCGCAACGCGCTGCTGGCGGTCTTCCCCGAGGTGGAGTCCAGGACAGACCGGCGCCGGCTGACCGCCATGATCAGCAACGGCGCCGCGTTCGAGCTGCGCCAGATGGTCATGGACGACCCGTCCCTGATCGGGACCCGCAAGTCCGTGAACCTGGCCCTGGCGAGCGACTATGACCAGCTCCTCAAGGGCAACATCGACCGTCGTGTGCCGGAGACCGACCGCAAGGTGACCGACCAGCAGATCGCCTGGATCGACAAGCTGGTCGCCAACGGCAACATCGTGAACGGCTTCAACTGGCGGCTCTTCCTCAACGGCGACAGCCGCGACCCTGAGCTGGCGGGCCTGAAGGCGGGATTGGTCGGCTCGCTGCTGACTCTGATGGTGACGCTCGGCCTCGCGATCCCGATCGGCATCTCCGCCGCGGTCTACCTGGAGGAGTTCGCGCCGAAGAACAAGCTGACCGACCTGATCGAGGTCAACATCAACAACCTCGCGGCGGTGCCCTCGATCGTGTTCGGCCTGCTCGGCCTCGCGGTGTTCCTCAACGTCTTCAACATGCCCCGGTCGGCCCCGGTGGTCGGCGGCATCGTGCTGGCGCTGATGACGCTGCCGACCATCATCATCGCCGGCCGCGCGGCGCTGAAGGCGGTTCCGCCGTCGATCCGGGAGGCGGCGCTGGGCGTCGGCGCCTCGCCGCTCCAGGTGGTGACCCACCACGTGCTGCCGCTCGCGATGCCCGGCATCCTGACCGGCGTCATCATCGGCATGGCCCACGCGCTCGGCGAGACGGCGCCGCTCCTGATGATCGGCATGATCGCCTTCATCGTGGACACCCCCTCGGGCTTCGGCGACGCCGCGACGGTGCTGCCGGTGCAGATCTTCATGTGGGCCGACAGCCCGGAACGCGGCTTCGTCGAGCGCACTTCCGCCGCGATCATGGTCCTCCTGGCCTTCCTGATCGCGATGAACGCGATCGCCGTCGTCCTGCGCAAGCACTTTGAAAGGCGTTGGTAA